In a genomic window of Caloenas nicobarica isolate bCalNic1 chromosome 1, bCalNic1.hap1, whole genome shotgun sequence:
- the CNGA4 gene encoding cyclic nucleotide-gated cation channel alpha-4 has protein sequence MCQVTLHRVTLHRAPRVPSDPAPEGTAWHQPSGTDLPTGTGKGQRVPALRPSRDPAPYRQPGTAPAPAPCPGPRSHLPMATVSPPRPQVPAPVRVPALRTAGGAPGSSSSPRSGAGTESPAVPPCNPRTPSTLPGAGCSGGDHTCPPRQQHGQDRARARRGGSRTARSRGCCRPAVPGGRGRPGEPRVARTRPVLAELGGHSRCTMLGAGSALSRRWARPREHGTTGAAAGPDTGHARGAGAPRDWTLDPSGDWYYWWISIVALPVLYNCIVLVCRSCFPALQEQHAGLWLSLDCVCDGIYLLDIAVRLHTAFVEDGILVRDHGRIRRRYLHSSAFPWDVAAVLPTDLLCLLLGTAVPAVRANRCLRAPRLFEAFDRRETRTAHPNAFRVAKLMLYVFIAIHWYGCLYFALSSRLGLGADAWVCPNASRPGFARPLRQYLHSFYFSTLILATVGDTPEPQREEEFLFVIAGFLLAVLGFATITGSISSVISNVNAADAAFYPDPEPVRRYLRAQGVGGRLARRVSRWHQHLRAQRKLPAERAVLRHLSRGLRAEVAASVHLPALRRVGLFQSWEPGVLRQLVLRLRPQVFGPGEFVCCRGDVGHEMYFIREGRLAVVAEDGITQLAVLGEGLYFGEISLINIKGNTSGNRRTANIMSIGYSDLFCLSKEDLAEVLVEFPSARAALEAKGRELLLRMGKLDVHAEAAAAAAAEEAERRVQALEMALEGLQTRAARLLAQLESSAFKLALRVQRVESRLRRQQRAGREGPAGREGPAGREGPVMLEHAAGAQGPAGGLNPTRAQGLTGVEGPSGAQGPPGSWGPNGAQGPPRSQGPSGAQGPRGVQGPLTLQGPREVQGPNKAQGSLRVQGPNGAQGPPRAQGPLRAQSPARGSGTRGGLGLGEDGPPSLSYPGLGQQRQQLLGDRDNRCWVTATIAAG, from the exons ATGTGCCAGGTGACCCTGCACCGGGTGACCCTGCACCGGGCACCACGTGTGCCAAGTGACCCTGCACCGG AGGGCACCGCCTGGCACCAGCCATCAGGCACCGACCTGCCCACGGGCACCGGGAAGGGTCAGCGGGTACCAGCCCTGCGGCCGTCCCGGGACCCTGCCCCGTACCGGCAACCGGGCACGGCCCCGGCACCCGCACCGTGCCCCGGGCCCCGCTCCCACCTTCCCATGGCCAcagtgtcccccccccgcccccaggtACCCGCTCCCGTGCGCGTCCCTGCCCTGCGGACCGCTGGGGGTGCCCCGGGGTCCTCCAGCAGCCCCCGGTCCGGCGCTGGCACTGAGTCCCCGGCTGTGCCACCCTGCAACCCCCGCACCCCGAGCACCCTTCCCGGCGCTGGGTGTTCCGGGGGGGACCACACGTGTCCCCCCCGCCAGCAGCACGGCCAGGATcgggcccgggcccggcgcgggggcTCCCGCACCGCCCGGAGCCGCGGCTGCTGCCGCCCCGCCGTCCCGGGGGGCCGGGGACGCCCCGGGGAGCCCCGCGTTGCCAGGACGCGCCCGGTGCTGGCGGAGCTGGGCGGCCATTCCCGCTGCACGATGCTGGGTGCCGGCTCCGCGCTGTCCCGCCGCTGGGCTCGGCCCCGGGAACACGGCACCACCGGCGCCGCCGCCGGACCCGACACCGGGCACGCCCGGGG CGCCGGCGCCCCCCGGGACTGGACCCTGGACCCCTCTGGAGACTGGTACTACTGGTGGATCAGCATCGTGGCGCTGCCCGTGCTCTACAACTGCATCGTCCTGGTCTGCAG GTCCTGCTTCCCCGcgctgcaggagcagcatgcGGGGCTGTGGCTGAGCCTGGACTGCGTGTGCGACGGGATCTACCTGCTGGACATCGCCGTGCGGCTGCACACCG CCTTTGTTGAGGACGGCATCCTGGTGCGGGACCACGGCCGCATCCGGCGGCGCTACCTGCACTCCTCGGCCTTCCCCTGGGACGTGGCCGCAGTGCTGCCCACCGACCTGCTGTGCCTGCTCCTGGGCACGGCGGTGCCGGCGGTGCGCGCCAACCGCTGCCTGCGGGCACCGCGCCTCTTCGAGGCCTTTGACCGGCGGGAGACGCGCACGGCGCACCCCAACGCCTTCCGCGTGGCCAAGCTGATGCTCTACGTCTTCATCGCCATCCACTGGTACGGCTGCCTCTACTTCGCCCTCTCGTCTCGGCTGGGGCTCGGCGCCGACGCCTGGGTCTGCCCCAATGCCAGCCGCCCCGGCTTCGCCCGCCCGCTGCGCCAGTACCTGCACAGCTTCTACTTCTCCACCCTCATCCTCGCCACCGTGGGTGACACGCCAGAGCCGCAGCGCGAGGAAGAGTTCCTCTTCGTCATCGCCGGCTTCCTCCTGGCCGTGCTGGGCTTTGCCACCATCACGGGCAGCATCAGCTCTGTCATCTCCAACGTGAACGCAGCCGATGCCGCCTTCTACCCCGACCCCGAGCCGGTGCGGCGCTACTTGCGGGCGCAGGGCGTGGGCGGGCGGCTGGCACGGCGAGTGTCCCGCTGGCACCAGCACCTGCGGGCACAGCGCAAGCTGCCGGCGGAGCGGGCGGTGTTGCGGCACCTGtcgcgggggctgcgggccgAGGTGGCGGCCAGCGTGCACCTCCCGGCGCTGCGCCGCGTCGGCCTCTTCCAGAGCTGGGAGCCCGGTGTGCTGCGGCAGCTGGTGCTGCGGCTGCGGCCGCAGGTCTTTGGCCCCGGCGAGTTCGTGTGCTGCCGCGGGGACGTGGGGCATGAGATGTATTTCATCCGCGAGGGCCGGCTGGCCGTAGTGGCTGAGGACGGCATCACGCAGCTCGCCGTCCTGGGCGAGGGGCTCTACTTCGGGGAGATCAGCCTCATCAACATCAAAG GAAACACCTCGGGGAACCGGCGGACAGCCAACATCATGAGCATCGGCTACTCCGACCTGTTCTGCCTGTCCAAGGAGGACCTTGCGGAGGTGCTGGTCGAGTTCCCCAGTGCCCGGGCCGCGCTGGAGGCCAAGGGCCGCGAGCTGCTGCTGCGCATGGGCAAGCTGGACGTGCACGCCgaggcggcagcggcggcagctGCGGAGGAGGCCGAGCGCCGCGTGCAGGCGCTGGAGATGGCGCTGGAGGGTCTGCAGACCCGGGCGGCCCGACTGCTGGCCCAGCTGGAGTCCAGTGCCTTCAAACTGGCGCTGCGCGTCCAGCGCGTCGAGAGCCGGCTCCGGCGGCAGCAACGTGCTGGGAGAGAGGGTCCTGCTGGGAGAGAAGGTCCTGCTGGGAGAGAGGGTCCTGTCATGCTGGAGCATGCTGCTGGGGCTCAGGGTCCTGCTGGGGGACTGAATCCCACCAGGGCACAGGGTCTCACTGGGGTGGAGGGTCCCAGTGGTGCACAGGGTCCCCCCGGGTCATGGGGTCCCAATGGGGCTCAGGGTCCCCCCAGGTCACAGGGTCCCAGTGGGGCACAAGGTCCCAGAGGGGTGCAGGGTCCCCTCACATTACAGGGTCCTAGAGAGGTGCAAGGTCCCAACAAGGCACAGGGTTCCCTGAGAGTGCAGGGTCCCAACGGGGCACAGGGTCCCCCCAGGGCTCAGGGTCCCCTCAGGGCTCAGAGTCCCGCCAGG GGCTCAGGGACGCGCGGGGGGTTGGGGCTCGGGGAGGATGGGCCCCCGTCGCTGAGTTACCCGGGGCTGGGACAGCAGCGACAACAGCTGCTGGGTGACCGCGACAACCGCTGCTGGGTGACCGCGACAATCGCTGCTGGGTAG